The following proteins come from a genomic window of Sphingobium cloacae:
- a CDS encoding NAD(P)H-quinone oxidoreductase: protein MNIDGAVPAEMTAIAIPAPGGPEALVPERRPVPVPGESEVLIRVAAAGVNRPDVLQRMGKYPPPPGASDIPGLEVSGTIVAAGSESRAVVGQRVCALLPGGGYAEYAVAPAGQYLPVPDGYDIVEAAALPETLFTVWTNLFERAYVVEGDTVLVHGGTSGIGTMAITLCRLFGIVVIVTCGSDEKCEQARQWGADHAVNYRTQDFVAEVRRITGGQGCQAVLDMVGGDYVPRNIECMAEDGRHVSIAVLGGPKSTLFLPTIMAKRLTLTGSTLRSRPVSFKTLVAEELMRVVWPMVAEGRLRPAMDRRFPLAEAAHAHARMDAGQHFGKIVLTV from the coding sequence ATGAACATCGACGGGGCAGTGCCGGCCGAAATGACGGCTATCGCCATTCCTGCGCCGGGAGGACCGGAAGCGCTGGTTCCCGAACGCCGCCCCGTGCCCGTCCCGGGGGAATCCGAAGTCCTGATCCGCGTGGCCGCCGCCGGCGTCAATCGCCCGGACGTGCTGCAACGGATGGGTAAATATCCCCCGCCGCCCGGAGCGTCCGATATTCCGGGACTGGAAGTGTCAGGCACCATCGTGGCGGCAGGATCGGAATCGCGAGCGGTGGTGGGGCAGCGTGTCTGTGCGCTGCTGCCGGGCGGAGGCTATGCCGAATATGCGGTCGCGCCTGCGGGGCAATACCTGCCGGTGCCGGACGGCTATGACATCGTCGAGGCGGCTGCCCTGCCGGAAACGCTCTTCACCGTTTGGACCAATCTTTTCGAGCGCGCCTATGTGGTCGAAGGCGACACGGTGCTGGTGCATGGCGGGACCAGCGGCATCGGCACCATGGCGATCACGCTCTGCCGCCTGTTCGGTATCGTCGTCATCGTGACCTGCGGGAGCGATGAGAAATGCGAGCAGGCGCGGCAATGGGGCGCGGATCATGCCGTCAACTATCGCACGCAGGATTTCGTGGCGGAGGTTAGGCGCATCACTGGCGGGCAGGGCTGTCAGGCCGTGCTGGACATGGTGGGCGGGGATTATGTGCCGCGCAATATCGAATGCATGGCGGAAGACGGGCGGCATGTGTCGATCGCCGTGCTGGGGGGACCGAAAAGCACGCTATTCCTGCCCACGATCATGGCGAAGCGGTTGACGTTGACCGGATCGACGCTGCGCAGCCGACCGGTTTCGTTCAAGACCCTGGTGGCGGAAGAGTTGATGCGTGTCGTGTGGCCGATGGTCGCGGAGGGCCGGCTGAGGCCGGCGATGGACCGGCGCTTTCCCTTGGCGGAAGCGGCGCATGCGCATGCGCGGATGGACGCAGGCCAGCATTTCGGAAAGATCGTTCTCACCGTCTGA
- a CDS encoding UDP-2,3-diacylglucosamine diphosphatase — MDAVTRLPFLADLEEGLTQEPYFPERHGHGRRRYRTIWISDIHLGTRGCNAKMLIDFLDNVDSDTMYLVGDIIDGWRLKKRFYWPASHNDVVWRVMKRAKRGTRVVYIPGNHDEMFRQFTGLNFGGVEIRRKAIHDTADGRKLLVLHGDEFDTIMLAHRWLAFVGDAAYTMLMRLNVVVNAVRQRMGLPYWSLSKMAKHKVKNAVSFISRFEEVVAHEAGARGVDGVVCGHIHNAEMREIGGIQYYNDGDWVEGCTALVEHFDGRMEILHWADEIAARNMREQTRIAA; from the coding sequence ATGGACGCCGTTACGCGCCTGCCTTTCCTTGCGGACCTGGAAGAGGGTCTGACGCAGGAACCGTATTTTCCCGAGCGGCACGGCCATGGACGCCGCCGTTATCGCACCATCTGGATTTCCGACATCCATCTGGGCACGCGCGGCTGCAACGCGAAGATGCTGATCGATTTCCTCGACAACGTCGACAGCGATACGATGTATCTGGTGGGCGACATCATCGACGGCTGGCGCCTCAAGAAGCGTTTCTACTGGCCCGCGAGCCATAATGACGTGGTCTGGCGCGTGATGAAGCGGGCCAAGCGCGGGACCCGTGTCGTCTATATTCCCGGCAATCATGACGAGATGTTCCGCCAGTTCACCGGCCTCAACTTCGGCGGCGTGGAGATCAGGCGCAAGGCGATCCACGACACCGCCGATGGACGCAAGCTGCTGGTCCTGCACGGCGACGAGTTCGATACGATCATGCTGGCCCATCGCTGGCTGGCCTTCGTGGGGGACGCCGCCTACACTATGCTCATGCGCCTCAACGTCGTCGTGAACGCGGTGCGGCAGCGGATGGGCCTTCCTTATTGGTCGCTGTCGAAGATGGCGAAGCACAAGGTCAAGAACGCCGTGTCCTTCATCTCCCGTTTCGAGGAGGTGGTGGCGCATGAAGCGGGCGCGCGCGGCGTGGACGGGGTCGTATGCGGCCATATCCACAATGCCGAAATGCGCGAGATCGGCGGCATCCAATATTATAATGACGGCGACTGGGTGGAAGGCTGCACGGCGCTGGTGGAGCATTTCGACGGGCGAATGGAGATACTCCATTGGGCGGACGAGATCGCGGCGCGCAACATGCGCGAGCAGACGCGCATAGCGGCGTGA
- a CDS encoding superoxide dismutase family protein: MKFVPMACALPLFAIVAACATTSEEGASAGSTSAEAPVAHAKLVSGDGAARGNVKITQAADGLHVFVRGEGLTPGLHAVHVHTTGACTAPDFTSAGGHWNPTGRLHGKDNPQGMHMGDMPNMLAGSDGTGEMEYVIPGGLISSGATPLLDADGAALVIHAQADDNKTDPAGNAGGRVACGVLTAG, translated from the coding sequence ATGAAGTTTGTTCCGATGGCCTGTGCCTTGCCCTTGTTCGCCATTGTCGCAGCCTGCGCAACCACGTCCGAGGAAGGGGCCTCCGCTGGCTCTACCTCTGCGGAAGCTCCCGTCGCTCATGCGAAACTCGTGTCCGGGGATGGTGCGGCACGGGGGAATGTGAAGATAACCCAGGCGGCCGACGGTCTTCATGTTTTCGTGCGCGGGGAAGGACTGACCCCCGGCCTTCATGCGGTTCACGTCCACACGACCGGCGCTTGCACCGCGCCTGATTTCACGAGCGCGGGCGGACATTGGAATCCGACCGGCCGACTGCATGGGAAGGATAATCCCCAGGGAATGCATATGGGCGACATGCCCAACATGCTGGCCGGTTCGGATGGAACGGGCGAGATGGAATATGTCATCCCGGGCGGTCTGATCAGTTCGGGCGCGACGCCGCTGCTGGACGCGGACGGCGCGGCCCTGGTCATCCATGCCCAGGCGGATGACAATAAGACGGACCCGGCCGGCAATGCGGGCGGCCGCGTGGCATGTGGCGTGCTGACCGCCGGTTGA
- a CDS encoding DUF1013 domain-containing protein has protein sequence MPHATASWLVDNTALSFDQIAEFCGLHILEVQAIADDTAGTKYTGRDPVRAHEITMEEIHKGEANPDYRLKMLKGPEPVRRTKGPRYTPVSKRQDKPDGIAWILRNHPEISDGAIGKLIGTTRTTIAAIRDRTHWNISNIVSKDPVTLGLCSQRELDALVAKAAKKAGIEAPADSRLDGDREALIEELRRERDDAARRAEEALNSQSELISDVAKVLDPFSDNKGHV, from the coding sequence ATGCCCCACGCGACCGCCAGCTGGCTTGTAGACAATACGGCGCTGAGCTTCGATCAGATCGCGGAATTCTGCGGGCTGCATATCCTGGAAGTGCAGGCCATCGCCGACGATACCGCCGGCACCAAATATACCGGCCGCGATCCGGTCCGCGCCCATGAAATCACGATGGAGGAAATCCACAAGGGCGAAGCGAACCCGGATTACCGCCTCAAGATGCTGAAAGGGCCTGAGCCCGTGCGCCGGACCAAGGGGCCGCGCTACACGCCGGTTTCCAAGCGTCAGGACAAGCCCGACGGCATCGCCTGGATCTTGCGCAACCATCCGGAAATCTCGGACGGCGCGATCGGCAAGCTGATCGGCACCACGCGGACCACGATCGCGGCGATCCGCGACCGGACCCACTGGAACATATCGAACATCGTGTCCAAGGACCCGGTGACGCTGGGCCTGTGCTCGCAGCGGGAGCTGGACGCGCTGGTGGCCAAGGCGGCGAAGAAGGCGGGCATCGAAGCGCCCGCCGATTCGCGCCTGGACGGCGACCGCGAGGCGCTGATCGAGGAATTGCGGCGGGAACGCGATGACGCGGCGCGCCGGGCGGAGGAGGCTTTGAACAGCCAGTCGGAACTGATTTCCGACGTGGCCAAGGTGCTTGACCCCTTCAGCGACAATAAGGGCCATGTCTGA
- a CDS encoding glutathione S-transferase family protein, with protein MAGISFYTNPMSRGQIVRWMLEEIGEPYDMVLLDYDTSMKAPGYLAVNPMGKVPAIVHAGQTVTEAAAICAYLADAFPAANLAPPPDRRADYYRWLFFAAGPVEAAVTNKALGFVVPEGRERMAGYGTFDQTMNALENAISGPAWICGDQFTAADVYVGAQVDWGLLFGTMPSRPAFEAYAARLRDRPAYRRQKELDNALIAEVQQGGQ; from the coding sequence ATGGCAGGCATCAGCTTCTACACAAACCCCATGTCGCGCGGCCAGATCGTCCGATGGATGCTGGAGGAAATCGGCGAGCCCTATGACATGGTGCTGCTCGACTATGATACCAGCATGAAAGCGCCCGGCTATCTCGCCGTCAATCCCATGGGCAAGGTTCCCGCGATCGTCCATGCCGGCCAAACGGTCACCGAAGCCGCCGCCATCTGCGCCTATCTCGCCGATGCCTTCCCCGCCGCCAATCTCGCTCCGCCACCCGATCGCCGCGCCGACTATTATCGCTGGCTCTTTTTCGCGGCCGGTCCGGTGGAAGCGGCGGTCACGAACAAGGCGCTCGGTTTCGTCGTGCCCGAGGGGCGGGAGCGCATGGCGGGTTACGGCACCTTCGACCAGACCATGAACGCATTGGAAAACGCGATTTCAGGACCCGCATGGATTTGCGGCGATCAGTTCACGGCCGCCGATGTCTATGTCGGCGCGCAGGTGGATTGGGGTCTGCTGTTCGGCACGATGCCCAGCCGACCCGCCTTCGAAGCCTATGCCGCCCGCCTTCGAGACCGCCCCGCCTATCGACGCCAGAAGGAGCTGGACAACGCCCTGATCGCGGAGGTGCAGCAAGGTGGGCAATAA
- a CDS encoding glycosyltransferase family 4 protein codes for MRIAIITDAWLPQVNGVVRTLQMMQSQLLGKGHVVKIVSPDLYGSIPCPTYPEIRLALVRSTVIGQAIAAFRPDAVHLATEGPLCLAARRWCLRNGVPFTTAYHTHFPEYVARRTGLPAGWFWRYIRWFHGPAQAVLVSTRSVRRQLRAHGVAQVRPWGRGVDLAAFTPQATPPAWFAALPRPIQLYVGRVAVEKNLEAFLSSSHPGSKVVVGDGPARPMLERAYPQAHFPGAMFGEALAGAYAGADVFVFPSRTDTFGLVMIEALACGTPVAAYPVSGPVDIVTCATGALAENLDDAIAAALRCDRDVCAAQGQTFTWENSAEDFLSGLHPIGRERLDGVA; via the coding sequence ATGCGCATCGCCATCATCACCGACGCCTGGCTGCCGCAGGTGAACGGCGTGGTCCGGACGCTCCAGATGATGCAGTCGCAACTTCTGGGAAAAGGGCATGTCGTCAAGATCGTGTCGCCCGATCTTTACGGGTCCATTCCCTGCCCGACCTATCCCGAAATCCGTCTGGCGCTGGTGCGATCCACCGTGATCGGCCAGGCCATCGCGGCGTTCCGGCCCGACGCGGTGCATCTGGCGACGGAGGGACCGCTCTGCCTTGCCGCGCGGCGCTGGTGCCTGCGGAATGGAGTGCCGTTCACCACCGCCTATCATACTCATTTCCCGGAATATGTGGCGCGGCGTACCGGCCTGCCCGCGGGGTGGTTCTGGCGCTATATCCGCTGGTTCCATGGCCCGGCCCAGGCCGTGCTGGTGTCCACGCGGTCCGTTCGGCGGCAGCTTCGCGCGCATGGCGTCGCGCAGGTGCGGCCATGGGGACGGGGGGTGGACCTGGCCGCCTTCACGCCGCAGGCGACGCCGCCCGCATGGTTCGCGGCGCTGCCCCGGCCGATCCAGCTTTATGTGGGCCGCGTCGCGGTCGAGAAGAATCTGGAGGCTTTCCTTTCCAGCAGCCATCCGGGAAGCAAGGTCGTCGTCGGGGACGGACCCGCGCGGCCGATGCTGGAGCGGGCCTATCCGCAGGCGCATTTCCCGGGCGCGATGTTCGGGGAGGCGCTGGCGGGCGCCTATGCGGGCGCGGATGTCTTCGTCTTTCCCAGCCGGACCGACACCTTCGGCCTTGTCATGATCGAGGCGCTGGCCTGCGGGACGCCCGTCGCGGCCTATCCGGTTTCGGGGCCGGTCGACATCGTGACCTGCGCAACGGGTGCGCTGGCGGAGAATCTGGACGATGCCATCGCCGCCGCCTTGCGATGCGACAGGGACGTGTGCGCGGCCCAGGGCCAGACATTCACGTGGGAAAACAGCGCGGAAGATTTCCTGTCGGGTCTGCACCCCATTGGCCGCGAAAGGCTCGATGGCGTCGCCTGA
- a CDS encoding Bax inhibitor-1/YccA family protein — MANWSDPRSDIAGFGGGATAARGEAFDAGLRSYMLSVYNYMASGVLLTGVVAMLFASSGLAYQILAGPGILKYVIMFAPLIFVMVMSFGVNRLSTVAMQAMFWAYAAVMGLSLASIFLVYTGTSIAQTFFATAAAFAGLSLWGYTTKKDLSGFGTFLIMGLVGLLVASLINLFLRSSAMDLVISVIGVLLFAGLTAYDTQKIKSIYAHVAGTDMMGKSVVMGALSLYLDFINMFLFLLRFMGNSRD, encoded by the coding sequence ATGGCCAACTGGTCCGACCCCCGTTCCGACATTGCGGGCTTTGGCGGCGGCGCCACGGCGGCGCGCGGCGAGGCGTTCGACGCCGGTCTGCGCAGCTATATGCTGTCGGTCTATAATTATATGGCGAGCGGCGTCCTGTTGACGGGCGTCGTTGCCATGCTGTTCGCGAGCAGCGGACTTGCCTATCAGATTCTCGCGGGCCCCGGCATATTGAAATATGTCATCATGTTCGCGCCGTTGATCTTCGTCATGGTGATGAGCTTTGGCGTCAACCGGCTTTCGACCGTGGCTATGCAGGCGATGTTCTGGGCCTATGCCGCGGTGATGGGGCTGTCGCTGGCCTCGATCTTCCTCGTTTATACGGGCACGTCGATCGCGCAGACATTCTTTGCGACCGCTGCGGCTTTCGCGGGGCTCAGCCTTTGGGGCTATACCACGAAGAAGGATCTGTCGGGTTTCGGCACCTTCCTCATCATGGGACTGGTCGGCCTGCTGGTGGCGAGCCTGATCAATCTCTTCCTGCGCTCGAGCGCGATGGATCTGGTGATCAGCGTCATCGGCGTCCTGCTGTTCGCGGGACTGACCGCCTATGATACGCAGAAGATCAAGAGCATCTATGCCCATGTCGCGGGTACGGACATGATGGGCAAGTCGGTGGTGATGGGCGCGCTGAGCCTCTATCTCGACTTCATCAACATGTTCCTGTTCCTGCTGCGGTTCATGGGCAACAGCCGGGACTGA
- a CDS encoding OmpA family protein, whose amino-acid sequence MRKLALAAVLATSALATPALARDNSWYVGVDAGVLLVEDQDIRFNRGTAIADTAANVDYHKGYDFDANIGYDFGAFRLEAEAAYKRAKVDLDKAGFGGAASALSFMLNGLLDFGPDDGLQGFVGGGAGVSRGKLANDEVNDSDTGFAWQALAGVRYPLSNNVDVSLKYRFFNQNKIDLVSQYAGQYGPAGSDVRTKLRTHSILLGLTYNFGEPAAPPPPPPPPPPPPPPPPPPPPVVECSPGPYIVFFEWDKSDITPDAATILDNAVSAYSNCGSAQVMLAGYADRSGSASYNVGLSQRRADSVKAYMASKGIPDGVMTTQAFGESNPRVETADGVRELQNRRVEITYGPGSGQ is encoded by the coding sequence ATGCGGAAGCTTGCCCTCGCGGCTGTGCTTGCCACTAGCGCCCTGGCCACCCCGGCTCTGGCGCGTGACAATAGCTGGTATGTCGGCGTCGATGCCGGTGTGCTGCTGGTCGAAGATCAGGATATCAGGTTCAATCGGGGTACGGCGATTGCGGACACCGCTGCAAATGTCGACTACCACAAGGGCTATGATTTCGACGCCAATATCGGCTACGATTTCGGTGCTTTCCGTCTGGAAGCCGAGGCCGCTTACAAGCGCGCTAAGGTCGATCTGGACAAGGCCGGTTTCGGTGGCGCGGCTTCGGCTCTCTCGTTCATGCTGAACGGCTTGCTCGACTTCGGTCCCGATGATGGCCTCCAGGGCTTCGTCGGCGGCGGTGCCGGTGTTTCGCGCGGCAAGCTGGCCAATGACGAAGTGAACGATTCGGACACCGGCTTTGCCTGGCAGGCACTGGCTGGCGTTCGCTATCCGCTGAGCAACAATGTCGATGTCTCGCTGAAGTATCGCTTCTTCAACCAGAACAAGATCGATCTGGTGAGCCAGTATGCCGGTCAGTACGGTCCGGCCGGTTCGGACGTCCGCACCAAGCTGCGCACGCACAGCATCCTGCTCGGCCTGACCTACAACTTCGGTGAGCCGGCTGCTCCTCCGCCGCCGCCCCCGCCGCCTCCTCCGCCCCCGCCGCCTCCGCCGCCGCCTCCGCCGGTCGTGGAATGCAGCCCTGGGCCGTACATCGTCTTCTTCGAATGGGACAAGTCGGACATCACGCCTGACGCGGCCACCATTCTGGACAACGCGGTTTCGGCCTACAGCAACTGTGGCAGCGCCCAGGTCATGCTGGCGGGTTATGCGGACCGTTCGGGTTCGGCCTCGTACAACGTCGGCCTGTCGCAGCGTCGTGCTGACTCGGTCAAGGCCTACATGGCCTCGAAGGGTATCCCTGACGGCGTGATGACGACCCAGGCGTTCGGTGAATCGAACCCCCGCGTCGAAACCGCCGACGGCGTTCGCGAACTGCAGAACCGTCGCGTGGAAATCACCTACGGTCCGGGTTCGGGTCAGTAA
- the thpR gene encoding RNA 2',3'-cyclic phosphodiesterase has protein sequence MHRLFVAIRPPLIIRSQLLALMEGVAGARWQKDDQLHLTLRFIGEVDGHVADDLAGLLGTVRFQPFSIALAGVGRFEKNGRTDALWAGVHPREALSALHRKIDHLCVTMGLHPERRAYLPHITLARGGRSMAPPGLFMENHASLASAPFQVDGFSLYESHLGREGAIYDPIAHYSAWNK, from the coding sequence ATGCATCGCCTGTTCGTCGCCATCCGTCCGCCTCTCATCATCCGATCGCAGCTTCTGGCGCTGATGGAGGGCGTTGCGGGCGCGCGTTGGCAGAAGGACGATCAGTTGCATCTGACCCTTCGCTTCATCGGTGAAGTGGACGGACATGTTGCCGATGATTTGGCCGGCCTTTTGGGAACGGTGCGCTTCCAACCCTTTTCGATCGCACTGGCCGGCGTCGGCCGGTTCGAAAAAAATGGCAGGACCGACGCCTTATGGGCCGGGGTGCATCCTCGCGAAGCGCTCAGCGCCTTGCACCGGAAGATCGACCATCTTTGCGTGACGATGGGGCTGCACCCCGAAAGGCGCGCCTATCTGCCGCACATCACCCTTGCGCGTGGCGGGCGTTCCATGGCCCCGCCCGGCCTCTTCATGGAAAACCATGCCAGCCTCGCCAGTGCGCCGTTCCAGGTGGACGGCTTTTCCCTGTATGAGAGCCATCTGGGCCGCGAAGGGGCGATCTATGATCCGATCGCCCACTATTCCGCCTGGAACAAGTAG
- the clpA gene encoding ATP-dependent Clp protease ATP-binding subunit ClpA has translation MPSFAPALETTLHNALTHASERHHEYATLEHLLLALIDDEHASKVMQACGVELGELGDAVTQYLDHELESLKVEGQSDPSPTSGFQRVVQRAILHVQSSGKDEVTGANVLVALFSERESYAVYFLQQQDMSRLDAVSYISHGVGKGTSAPEARETKGPQEEEKKAQDGKGKKDSALEQFTVNLNEKAERGKVDPLIGRAAEVDRTIQILCRRSKNNPLYVGDPGVGKTAIAEGLARKIVEGEVPDVLKEAVIYSLDMGALLAGTRYRGDFEERLKAVVTELEKMPHAVLFIDEIHTVIGAGATSGGAMDASNLLKPALSGGTIRCIGSTTYKEFRNHFEKDRALLRRFQKIDVNEPTVEDTIKILAGLRSAFEEHHNVKYTPDAIKSAVELSARYINDRKLPDKAIDVIDEVGAMQMLVVPSKRKKTITPKEIEAVIATMARIPPKTVSSDDKTVLGSLETDLKRVVFGQDKAIEVLSSAIKLSRAGLRDPDKPIGNYLFSGPTGVGKTEVARQLATLLGIPLQRFDMSEYMERHSVSRLIGAPPGYVGYDQGGLLTDAVDQNPHSVLLLDEIEKAHPDLFNILLQVMDNGRLTDHHGKTVDFRNTILIMTTNAGASDMAKESIGFGELTREDVQEDAVKKLFTPEFRNRLDAVVPFGYLPPEIVARVIDKFVLQLELQLADRDVHITLDDDAKAWLTKRGYDKLYGARPMGRLMQEKIKQPLAEELLFGKLVHGGEVHVRLKDDALAFEITPAAPKKGRKGGKPKAAEQAK, from the coding sequence ATGCCATCTTTCGCACCCGCTCTTGAGACCACGCTGCACAACGCGCTGACTCATGCTTCCGAGCGTCATCATGAATATGCGACGCTGGAACATCTCCTGCTCGCCCTGATCGACGACGAACATGCGTCGAAGGTGATGCAGGCTTGCGGCGTGGAACTGGGCGAACTGGGCGACGCCGTCACCCAATATCTCGACCATGAGCTCGAAAGCCTGAAGGTGGAGGGCCAGTCCGACCCTTCGCCCACCAGCGGTTTCCAGCGCGTCGTCCAGCGCGCGATCCTGCACGTCCAGTCCTCCGGCAAGGATGAGGTGACGGGCGCCAACGTCCTCGTCGCGCTCTTTTCGGAACGCGAGAGCTATGCCGTCTATTTCCTCCAGCAGCAGGATATGAGCCGTCTCGACGCGGTGAGCTATATCAGCCACGGTGTCGGCAAGGGCACCTCCGCGCCCGAAGCCCGCGAGACCAAAGGTCCGCAGGAAGAGGAAAAGAAGGCGCAGGACGGCAAGGGCAAGAAGGACAGTGCCTTGGAGCAGTTCACCGTCAATCTCAACGAGAAGGCCGAGCGGGGCAAGGTTGACCCGCTGATCGGCCGTGCGGCCGAAGTCGACCGGACGATCCAGATCCTCTGCCGCCGGTCGAAGAACAACCCGCTCTATGTGGGCGATCCGGGCGTCGGCAAGACCGCCATCGCGGAAGGCCTGGCGCGCAAGATCGTCGAGGGCGAAGTGCCCGACGTGCTCAAGGAAGCGGTGATCTACTCGCTCGACATGGGCGCGCTGCTGGCTGGCACCCGCTATCGCGGCGATTTCGAGGAGCGGCTGAAAGCGGTCGTCACCGAACTGGAGAAGATGCCCCACGCGGTTCTCTTCATCGACGAGATCCACACCGTCATCGGCGCGGGCGCGACCAGCGGTGGGGCGATGGATGCGTCGAACCTGCTGAAGCCCGCTCTGTCGGGCGGCACGATCCGCTGCATCGGATCGACCACCTACAAGGAATTCCGCAACCATTTCGAAAAGGACCGCGCCCTGCTGCGCCGGTTCCAGAAGATCGACGTCAACGAACCCACGGTCGAGGACACGATCAAGATTCTCGCTGGCCTGCGGAGCGCCTTCGAGGAGCATCACAACGTCAAATACACCCCCGACGCGATCAAATCGGCGGTGGAGCTTTCGGCGCGTTACATCAACGACCGCAAGCTGCCCGACAAGGCCATCGACGTGATCGATGAAGTGGGCGCGATGCAGATGCTGGTCGTCCCCTCCAAGCGCAAGAAGACCATCACGCCCAAGGAGATCGAAGCGGTCATCGCCACCATGGCGCGCATCCCTCCCAAAACGGTGTCGAGCGACGACAAGACCGTGCTCGGATCACTGGAAACCGACCTCAAGCGGGTCGTCTTCGGCCAGGACAAGGCGATCGAGGTGCTCAGCTCCGCGATCAAGCTGTCCCGCGCGGGCCTGCGCGATCCGGACAAACCCATCGGCAACTATCTCTTCTCCGGCCCCACCGGCGTCGGCAAGACGGAGGTGGCCCGCCAGTTGGCGACGCTGCTCGGCATCCCGCTCCAGCGTTTCGACATGTCGGAATATATGGAGCGGCACTCGGTCAGTCGCCTGATCGGCGCGCCTCCGGGCTATGTCGGCTACGATCAGGGCGGCCTGCTCACCGATGCGGTCGACCAGAATCCGCACAGCGTCCTGCTGCTGGACGAGATCGAGAAGGCGCACCCCGACCTGTTCAACATCCTGTTGCAGGTGATGGACAATGGCCGCCTCACCGATCACCACGGCAAGACGGTGGATTTCCGCAACACCATCCTCATCATGACCACCAATGCCGGTGCGTCGGACATGGCGAAGGAAAGCATCGGCTTCGGCGAACTCACCCGCGAGGATGTGCAGGAGGATGCGGTGAAGAAGCTCTTCACCCCCGAGTTCCGCAATCGCCTCGATGCGGTGGTGCCCTTCGGCTACCTCCCGCCGGAGATCGTCGCACGCGTCATCGACAAGTTCGTGCTCCAGCTCGAACTGCAACTGGCCGACCGCGACGTCCACATCACGCTGGACGACGATGCGAAGGCGTGGCTCACCAAGCGCGGCTATGACAAGCTCTACGGCGCGCGCCCGATGGGCCGCCTGATGCAGGAGAAGATCAAGCAGCCGCTGGCCGAGGAACTGCTGTTCGGCAAGCTCGTCCACGGCGGCGAGGTCCATGTCCGGCTGAAGGACGACGCCCTCGCCTTCGAAATCACGCCCGCCGCCCCGAAAAAGGGCAGGAAAGGGGGCAAGCCGAAGGCGGCGGAGCAGGCGAAATAA
- a CDS encoding DUF1192 domain-containing protein: protein MDLNDDLPRRADDPLAQLIRQDLDPLSLAELEARIATLEGEIVRTRSKIESAVNHRSTAEALFKR, encoded by the coding sequence ATGGACTTGAACGACGATCTGCCGCGCAGGGCCGATGATCCGCTGGCCCAGTTGATCCGACAGGATCTGGACCCCTTGTCCCTTGCCGAACTGGAAGCGCGCATCGCCACTCTGGAAGGCGAAATCGTCCGTACCCGATCAAAGATTGAAAGCGCCGTTAACCATAGATCAACCGCCGAGGCGTTATTCAAGCGATGA